A single genomic interval of Rhizobium leguminosarum bv. trifolii WSM1325 harbors:
- a CDS encoding transcription-repair coupling factor (KEGG: ret:RHE_CH02095 transcription-repair coupling factor (TrcF) protein~TIGRFAM: transcription-repair coupling factor~PFAM: transcription factor CarD; helicase domain protein; DEAD/DEAH box helicase domain protein; TRCF domain protein~SMART: DEAD-like helicase; helicase domain protein) yields MIPGFDAKKLAAIAEPLTIGNVPAGLETLLLAELARTGEPVAYVMSDGHRMADLEQMLSFVAPDIPVLTLPAWDCLPYDRVSPSADTSARRLAALGGLIAHRKKPHAAIVLVTANAMLQKVAPQDVIESLSFSARPGNQLRMDDLAGRLERNGFERVATVREVGEYAVRGGILDVFVPGSEEPVRLDFFGDTLESIRSFDPASQRTIGQVRALDLNPMSEVTLTPDTISRFRKNYLSAFGATTRDDALYLAVSEGRRYPGMEHWLPLFYEKLDTVFDYLSGFRIVIDHTVREAAEERSKLVFDYYDARLNSGQPSKGMTQGTPYKPVTPGQLYLDSKLFVKTLDALGAIRISPFNEHEGEARRVVNVDARQGQRWARSNAEGGGDAERINIFDVVVKHIADRRAAGAKVLVTAWTEGSLERLLQVLNEHGLEKVKPIEALKDVGSLARGEAAAAVLSLEAGFEAGDLVVIGEQDILGDRMVRRSKRRKRAADFISEVAGLDEGSIVVHAEHGIGRFIGLRTIEAAGAPHACLELQYADEAKLFLPVENIDLLSRYGGEGTEAQLDKLGGGAWQMRKAKLKKRLLDMADALIRIAAERLTRHAPMLTTPEGLYDEFAARFPYDETEDQENAIEAVRSDLGAGRPMDRLVCGDVGFGKTEVALRAAFVAAMNGAQVAVVVPTTLLSRQHFKTFSDRFRGLPVRIQQASRLVGAKELALTKKEVAEGKTDIVVGTHALLGAGIKFANLGLLVIDEEQHFGVKHKERLKELKSDVHVLTLSATPIPRTLQLAMTGVRELSLITTPPVDRMAVRTFISPFDSLVIRETLMREHYRGGQSFYVCPRLADLEDVHAFLQSDLPELKVAVAHGQMPAGELEDIMNAFYEGRYDVLLSTTIVESGLDVPTANTLIVHRADMFGLAQLYQLRGRVGRSKVRAFALFTLPVNKVLTATAERRLKVLQSLDTLGAGFQLASHDLDIRGAGNLLGEEQSGHIKEVGFELYQQMLEEAVAEVKGVDEIHDTGWSPQISVGTTVMIPEGYVPDLHLRMALYRRLGEITELKEIDGFGAEMIDRFGPMPIEVQHLLKIVYIKSLCRTANVEKLDAGPKGVVVQFRNKEFPNPANLVGYIGKQGTMAKIRPDHSLFLTRDLPTPEKRLQGAAVIMTQLAEFAK; encoded by the coding sequence ATGATCCCTGGTTTCGATGCGAAGAAGCTTGCGGCCATTGCCGAGCCGCTGACGATCGGCAATGTGCCGGCAGGTCTTGAAACGCTGCTGCTCGCCGAGCTCGCCCGAACGGGAGAGCCGGTCGCCTATGTCATGTCCGACGGCCACCGCATGGCCGATCTGGAGCAAATGCTGAGCTTCGTCGCCCCCGACATTCCGGTTCTCACCCTGCCGGCCTGGGACTGTCTGCCCTATGACCGCGTCTCGCCGAGCGCCGACACCTCGGCCCGCCGGCTGGCTGCGCTCGGTGGCCTCATCGCCCATCGCAAGAAGCCGCATGCGGCAATCGTGCTCGTCACCGCCAATGCCATGCTGCAGAAGGTGGCGCCGCAGGATGTCATCGAAAGCCTGAGCTTTTCGGCCCGTCCCGGCAACCAGCTGCGCATGGACGATCTCGCCGGCCGCCTGGAGCGCAATGGCTTCGAGCGGGTCGCCACCGTTCGCGAAGTCGGCGAATATGCGGTGCGCGGCGGCATTCTCGATGTCTTCGTGCCGGGTTCCGAAGAGCCGGTCCGCCTCGATTTCTTCGGCGATACGCTGGAGAGCATCCGCTCCTTCGATCCGGCCAGCCAGCGCACGATCGGGCAGGTGCGTGCCCTCGATCTCAATCCGATGAGCGAGGTGACGCTGACGCCCGATACGATCAGCCGTTTCCGCAAGAATTACCTCTCCGCTTTCGGCGCGACCACACGCGACGACGCGCTCTATCTTGCCGTCTCCGAAGGCCGCCGTTACCCCGGCATGGAGCACTGGCTGCCGCTCTTCTACGAGAAGCTCGATACCGTCTTCGATTATTTGAGCGGCTTCCGGATCGTCATCGACCATACGGTGCGTGAAGCAGCCGAAGAGCGCTCCAAGCTCGTTTTCGATTATTACGACGCCCGCCTGAACTCCGGCCAGCCGTCCAAGGGGATGACGCAGGGCACGCCTTACAAGCCGGTGACGCCGGGCCAGCTCTATCTCGACAGCAAGCTTTTCGTCAAAACCCTCGATGCGCTCGGCGCGATCCGCATCAGCCCCTTCAACGAGCATGAGGGCGAGGCGCGGCGGGTCGTCAATGTCGACGCCCGCCAGGGCCAGCGCTGGGCCCGCTCGAACGCCGAAGGCGGCGGCGATGCCGAACGCATCAACATCTTCGACGTCGTCGTCAAGCATATCGCCGACCGCCGCGCCGCCGGCGCGAAAGTGCTCGTCACCGCCTGGACCGAAGGCTCGCTGGAACGCCTGCTGCAGGTGCTGAACGAGCACGGCCTCGAAAAGGTCAAGCCGATCGAGGCGCTGAAGGATGTCGGCTCGCTGGCGAGAGGCGAGGCGGCCGCTGCCGTGCTCAGCCTCGAAGCCGGCTTCGAGGCCGGCGATCTCGTCGTCATCGGCGAGCAGGATATCCTCGGCGACCGTATGGTGCGCCGCTCCAAGCGCCGCAAGCGCGCCGCCGATTTCATTTCGGAGGTCGCGGGCCTCGACGAGGGCTCGATCGTCGTCCACGCCGAACACGGCATCGGCCGCTTCATCGGGCTGAGGACCATCGAGGCCGCAGGCGCGCCGCATGCCTGCCTCGAACTGCAATATGCCGACGAGGCCAAGCTCTTCCTGCCGGTCGAAAACATCGATCTTCTCTCGCGCTACGGCGGCGAGGGCACCGAAGCCCAGCTCGACAAGCTCGGTGGCGGCGCCTGGCAGATGCGCAAGGCCAAGCTCAAGAAGCGCCTGCTCGACATGGCCGATGCGCTGATCCGCATCGCCGCCGAGCGCCTGACGCGCCACGCGCCGATGCTGACGACGCCGGAAGGCCTTTACGACGAATTCGCTGCCCGCTTCCCCTATGACGAGACCGAGGACCAGGAAAACGCCATCGAAGCCGTGCGCTCCGATCTCGGTGCCGGCCGGCCGATGGATCGCCTCGTCTGTGGCGACGTCGGCTTCGGCAAGACCGAAGTGGCGCTGCGCGCTGCCTTCGTCGCGGCGATGAACGGCGCCCAGGTCGCCGTCGTCGTGCCGACGACACTGCTTTCCCGCCAGCATTTCAAGACCTTCTCCGACCGTTTCCGTGGTCTGCCGGTGCGCATCCAGCAGGCCTCGCGCCTCGTCGGCGCCAAGGAACTGGCGCTGACCAAGAAGGAAGTGGCGGAAGGCAAGACCGATATCGTCGTCGGCACCCATGCGCTGCTCGGCGCCGGCATCAAATTCGCCAATCTCGGTCTGCTCGTCATCGACGAGGAACAGCATTTCGGCGTCAAGCACAAGGAGAGGCTGAAGGAGCTGAAAAGCGACGTGCACGTGCTGACGCTGTCGGCAACGCCGATCCCGCGCACCCTGCAGCTCGCCATGACCGGTGTGCGCGAATTGTCGCTGATCACCACCCCGCCGGTCGACCGCATGGCGGTGCGCACCTTCATTTCGCCTTTTGACAGCCTGGTCATCCGCGAGACGCTGATGCGCGAGCATTATCGCGGCGGCCAAAGCTTCTATGTCTGCCCAAGGCTTGCCGATCTCGAGGACGTGCATGCCTTCCTGCAGTCGGATTTGCCGGAGCTGAAGGTCGCCGTCGCCCATGGCCAGATGCCGGCCGGCGAACTCGAAGACATCATGAACGCTTTCTACGAAGGCCGTTACGACGTGCTGTTGTCGACCACCATCGTCGAATCCGGCCTCGACGTACCCACCGCCAATACGCTGATCGTCCACCGCGCCGACATGTTCGGCCTTGCCCAGCTCTATCAGCTGCGCGGCCGCGTCGGCCGCTCGAAGGTGCGCGCTTTTGCGCTCTTCACCCTGCCTGTTAATAAGGTGCTGACGGCCACCGCCGAACGCCGCCTCAAGGTGCTGCAGTCGCTGGATACGCTCGGTGCCGGCTTCCAGTTGGCAAGCCACGATCTCGATATCCGCGGCGCCGGCAATCTGCTCGGCGAGGAGCAGTCCGGCCATATCAAGGAGGTCGGCTTCGAGCTTTACCAGCAGATGCTGGAAGAGGCGGTCGCCGAGGTCAAGGGTGTCGACGAGATCCACGATACCGGCTGGTCACCGCAGATCTCCGTCGGCACGACGGTGATGATCCCGGAAGGCTACGTGCCTGATCTGCACCTGCGCATGGCGCTCTACCGCCGTCTCGGCGAAATCACCGAACTCAAGGAGATCGACGGCTTCGGCGCCGAGATGATCGACCGCTTCGGCCCGATGCCGATCGAAGTCCAGCACCTGCTGAAGATCGTCTACATCAAGTCGCTCTGCCGCACCGCCAATGTCGAAAAGCTCGATGCCGGCCCGAAGGGCGTCGTCGTGCAGTTCCGCAACAAGGAATTCCCCAACCCGGCAAACCTCGTCGGTTATATCGGCAAGCAGGGCACGATGGCGAAGATCCGCCCCGACCACAGCCTGTTCCTGACCCGCGACCTGCCGACGCCGGAAAAACGCCTGCAGGGCGCTGCCGTCATCATGACGCAGCTGGCTGAATTTGCGAAATAG
- a CDS encoding glutamine synthetase, type I (TIGRFAM: glutamine synthetase, type I~PFAM: glutamine synthetase catalytic region; glutamine synthetase beta-Grasp~KEGG: rec:RHECIAT_CH0002153 glutamine synthetase protein) has product MATASEILKQIKENDVKFVDLRFTDPKGKLQHVTMDVVCVDEDMFADGVMFDGSSIGGWKAINESDMVLMPDTETVHMDPFFAQSTMVIVCDILDPVSGEAYNRDPRGTAKKAEAYLKASGIGDTIFVGPEAEFFVFDDVKYKADPYNTGFKLDSTELPSNDDTDYETGNLGHRPRVKGGYFPVPPVDSAQDMRSEMLTVLSEMGVVVEKHHHEVAAAQHELGIKFDTLVRNADKMQIYKYVVHQVANAYGKTATFMPKPIFGDNGSGMHVHQSIWKGGKPTFAGDEYAGLSESCLFYIGGIIKHAKAINAFTNPSTNSYKRLVPGYEAPVLLAYSARNRSASCRIPFGTNPKAKRVEVRFPDPTANPYLAFAAMLMAGLDGIKNKIHPGKAMDKDLYDLPPKELKKIPTVCGSLREALESLDKDRKFLTAGGVFDDDQIDAFIELKMAEVMRFEMTPHPVEYDMYYSA; this is encoded by the coding sequence ATGGCGACCGCAAGCGAAATTCTGAAGCAGATCAAGGAGAACGACGTAAAGTTCGTCGATCTGCGTTTCACCGACCCGAAGGGCAAGCTACAGCATGTGACGATGGACGTCGTCTGCGTCGACGAAGACATGTTCGCTGACGGCGTGATGTTCGACGGCTCCTCGATCGGCGGCTGGAAGGCCATCAACGAGTCCGACATGGTGCTGATGCCCGACACCGAAACGGTGCATATGGACCCGTTCTTCGCCCAGTCGACCATGGTCATCGTCTGCGACATCCTCGATCCGGTCTCCGGCGAGGCCTATAACCGCGATCCGCGCGGCACCGCCAAGAAGGCCGAAGCCTATCTCAAGGCATCAGGCATCGGCGATACCATCTTCGTCGGCCCGGAAGCCGAATTCTTCGTCTTCGACGACGTCAAGTACAAGGCCGATCCTTATAACACCGGCTTCAAGCTCGATTCCACCGAATTGCCGTCGAACGACGACACCGACTACGAGACCGGCAACCTCGGCCACCGTCCGCGCGTCAAGGGCGGCTACTTCCCGGTTCCCCCCGTCGACAGCGCCCAGGACATGCGTTCTGAAATGCTGACGGTGCTCTCCGAAATGGGCGTCGTCGTCGAAAAGCATCACCACGAAGTGGCTGCTGCCCAGCACGAACTCGGCATCAAGTTCGATACGCTGGTGCGCAACGCCGACAAGATGCAGATCTACAAATACGTCGTGCACCAGGTGGCCAACGCCTATGGCAAGACAGCGACCTTCATGCCGAAGCCGATCTTCGGCGACAACGGCTCGGGCATGCATGTGCACCAGTCGATCTGGAAGGGCGGCAAGCCGACCTTTGCCGGCGACGAATATGCCGGCCTTTCCGAGAGCTGCCTGTTCTATATCGGCGGCATCATCAAGCACGCCAAGGCGATCAACGCCTTCACCAATCCGTCGACGAATTCCTACAAGCGTCTGGTCCCGGGTTATGAAGCACCGGTACTGCTGGCCTATTCGGCCCGCAACCGCTCGGCTTCCTGCCGCATTCCGTTCGGCACCAACCCGAAGGCAAAGCGCGTCGAAGTCCGCTTCCCGGATCCGACCGCCAACCCCTATCTCGCCTTTGCCGCCATGCTGATGGCCGGCCTCGACGGCATCAAGAACAAGATCCATCCGGGCAAGGCCATGGACAAGGATCTCTACGACCTGCCGCCGAAGGAACTGAAGAAGATCCCGACCGTCTGCGGCAGCTTGCGCGAAGCACTCGAAAGTCTCGACAAGGATCGCAAGTTCCTGACGGCCGGCGGCGTCTTCGACGACGACCAGATCGATGCCTTCATCGAGTTGAAGATGGCTGAGGTGATGCGTTTCGAAATGACGCCGCATCCGGTCGAATACGACATGTACTATTCGGCCTGA
- a CDS encoding hemimethylated DNA binding protein (TIGRFAM: hemimethylated DNA binding protein~PFAM: Hemimethylated DNA-binding region~KEGG: ret:RHE_CH02101 hypothetical protein) — translation MKERVAKFSIGEVVRHKVFPFRGVIFDVDPEFANTEEWWNSIPAEVRPSRDQPFYHLLAENDESEYVAYVSEQNLMNDESGTPLRNPQIYQIFDQAPSGQFKPKMSFAH, via the coding sequence ATGAAAGAAAGAGTAGCAAAGTTCAGCATCGGCGAAGTGGTTCGGCACAAGGTTTTTCCGTTTCGCGGCGTCATCTTTGACGTTGATCCGGAGTTCGCGAATACGGAGGAATGGTGGAATTCCATTCCGGCCGAGGTGCGCCCGAGCAGGGACCAGCCCTTCTATCACCTGCTTGCCGAGAATGACGAGAGCGAATATGTCGCTTACGTCTCCGAACAGAACCTGATGAACGACGAAAGCGGCACGCCGCTTCGCAACCCACAGATCTACCAGATCTTCGATCAGGCCCCGTCAGGGCAGTTCAAACCCAAGATGAGCTTCGCCCACTAA
- a CDS encoding DSBA oxidoreductase (PFAM: DSBA oxidoreductase~KEGG: ret:RHE_CH02098 putative dithiol-disulfide isomerase protein (involved in polyketide biosynthesis)) codes for MERITIDVVSDVVCPWCYLGKARLELAIAEVQDQIGVDINWRPYQLNPDYPKEGVDQKKALAEKLGGEERVAQAHKMLTDYGREVGVSFNFEAIKIGPNTLDAHRLVHWAMIEGREKQDKVVAALFKANFEEGHNVGDHAVLLDIAEKSGLDRSVIASLLASDADRDLIVAEIKAAQEMGVNGVPFFIFDQQYAVSGAQTPDVLANALRDIAKAKAEARSGMN; via the coding sequence ATGGAGCGTATCACCATCGACGTCGTCTCGGATGTCGTCTGCCCCTGGTGCTATCTCGGCAAGGCGCGCCTGGAGCTCGCCATCGCCGAAGTTCAGGACCAAATCGGCGTCGACATCAACTGGCGGCCGTACCAGCTCAATCCCGACTACCCAAAGGAAGGCGTCGACCAGAAGAAGGCGCTGGCGGAAAAGCTCGGCGGCGAGGAGCGTGTGGCCCAGGCGCACAAGATGCTCACCGATTACGGCCGCGAGGTCGGCGTCTCCTTCAATTTCGAGGCGATCAAGATCGGCCCGAACACGCTCGACGCACATCGGTTGGTCCACTGGGCGATGATCGAAGGCCGCGAGAAGCAGGACAAGGTCGTTGCCGCGCTGTTCAAGGCGAATTTCGAGGAAGGCCACAATGTCGGCGACCATGCGGTGCTGCTCGATATCGCCGAAAAATCAGGCCTAGACCGCTCGGTCATCGCCTCGCTGCTTGCCTCCGATGCCGACCGCGATCTGATCGTCGCCGAAATCAAGGCGGCCCAGGAGATGGGCGTCAACGGCGTGCCCTTCTTCATCTTCGACCAGCAATATGCCGTCAGCGGCGCACAGACGCCCGACGTGTTGGCGAACGCGCTGCGCGACATCGCCAAGGCGAAGGCCGAGGCGCGATCAGGCATGAACTAA
- a CDS encoding OsmC family protein (PFAM: OsmC family protein~KEGG: ret:RHE_CH02096 putative redox protein) produces MAKYGATIAWQRSGETFTDNRYSRVHRWTFDGGTEVRASSSSHVVPLPYSAEDAVDPEEAFVASLSSCHMLWFLSIAAKQRFCVDSYTDAAEGIMEKNAEGRLAMTVVTLRPHVVFSGEKQPSLSELEALHDRAHGECFIANSVKTDVRCVPVLG; encoded by the coding sequence ATGGCGAAATACGGCGCAACGATCGCCTGGCAGCGGAGCGGCGAGACCTTCACCGACAACCGCTACAGCCGCGTCCACCGCTGGACCTTCGACGGCGGCACCGAGGTGAGGGCATCTTCCTCCTCGCATGTCGTTCCGCTGCCCTATTCCGCCGAAGATGCCGTCGATCCGGAGGAAGCTTTCGTCGCCTCGCTCTCCAGCTGCCACATGCTCTGGTTCCTGTCGATCGCCGCCAAACAGCGCTTTTGCGTCGACAGCTACACCGATGCCGCCGAGGGCATCATGGAGAAGAATGCCGAAGGCCGCCTTGCCATGACCGTCGTGACCCTCCGTCCGCATGTCGTCTTCAGCGGCGAAAAGCAGCCCTCGCTGAGCGAGCTGGAAGCTCTACACGATCGCGCTCACGGCGAATGCTTCATTGCAAATTCGGTGAAGACCGATGTGCGCTGCGTTCCGGTTCTGGGCTGA
- a CDS encoding Invasion associated locus B family protein (PFAM: Invasion associated locus B family protein~KEGG: rec:RHECIAT_CH0002151 putative invasion-associated protein) — MFKSEKKMRAALSVLAVVFGASAPVSSFAQDAAAQAPADAPAQAAGAPKLGWYKTCSKQEDNDICVVQNLILANGGQLVTAVGLISVSGKINRKLLQVSVPTARLVPPGVIMQIDGGKGQKLDYAVCLPDKCTAEIPLTDAMIASLKKGSDVIFTSINFRRAPNPIKISLEGFTGAYDGEPVSESKLAESQRSLQDSMQKKAEEARKKLEDAQKAAKAQ, encoded by the coding sequence ATGTTCAAGTCTGAAAAGAAAATGCGGGCAGCACTGTCCGTTCTGGCAGTGGTGTTCGGCGCTTCGGCTCCGGTCTCCTCCTTCGCACAGGATGCGGCGGCACAGGCTCCGGCCGATGCCCCGGCACAGGCCGCAGGAGCGCCGAAGCTCGGCTGGTACAAGACCTGCAGCAAGCAGGAAGACAACGACATCTGTGTTGTCCAGAACCTGATCCTCGCCAATGGCGGCCAGCTTGTTACAGCAGTCGGCCTGATCTCGGTTTCCGGCAAGATCAACCGCAAGCTCTTGCAGGTCTCGGTTCCCACGGCACGCCTGGTTCCTCCCGGCGTCATCATGCAGATCGACGGCGGCAAGGGCCAGAAGCTCGACTACGCCGTCTGCCTGCCGGACAAGTGCACAGCCGAAATTCCGCTGACCGACGCGATGATCGCCAGCCTCAAGAAGGGCAGCGACGTGATCTTCACTTCAATCAACTTCCGCCGCGCCCCGAACCCGATCAAGATTTCGCTTGAAGGCTTCACCGGCGCTTATGACGGCGAACCGGTTTCCGAATCCAAGCTCGCTGAAAGCCAGCGCAGCCTGCAGGACAGCATGCAGAAGAAGGCCGAAGAAGCCCGCAAGAAGCTTGAAGATGCCCAGAAGGCAGCCAAGGCGCAGTAA
- a CDS encoding extracellular solute-binding protein family 5 (PFAM: extracellular solute-binding protein family 5~KEGG: ret:RHE_CH02099 peptide ABC transporter, substrate-binding protein), with translation MLRIVVPLVLSLLCGTVAAEPLHGIAMHGEPALPADYKHFPYVNPDVKKGGKITYGVVGTFDSLNPFILKSMRTTARGMWDPEYGNLVYESLMQRSRDEPFTLYGLLAETVEWDDNRSFIQFNLNPKAKWDDGQPVTPEDVMFTFELMRDKGLPRYATPLKKFVAKVERVGERSVRLTFTDKANRETPLIFGLFPVLPKHAVDPETFDRTALTPPVGSGPYKVKTVKPGESITYERDPNYWGKDIPAKVGTDNYDQITVQYFLQDTTLFEAFKKGDVDTYPDGNPGHWANAYDFPAVTSGAAIKDAFTPKLPSGMLGFVFNTRRPIFADLKVREGLSLVFDFEWANKNLYSGAYKRTQSFWQNSELSSFGVPADARELAQLGPIKDKIAPEILDGTYKLPVTDGSGRDRNVLKQAVALLKQGGYTIQGGKMLDASGRQLAFEIMTQNADQEKLAVAYQRSLQTIGIAAAIRTVDDSQYQSRTNSFDYDMILKSYTSSLSPGTEQLGRWSSAVRTQEGTDSFAGANDPDLDTLIDHLLGARSAEDFTAAVRSYDRLLLSGHYVLPLYHMDQQWVARSKRIGHPDTVPLYGYQLPVWWDVSAQ, from the coding sequence ATGCTCCGGATTGTCGTCCCTCTCGTCCTCTCGCTGCTGTGCGGCACTGTCGCTGCCGAGCCGCTGCACGGCATCGCGATGCACGGCGAGCCGGCCTTGCCGGCCGACTACAAACACTTCCCTTACGTCAACCCCGACGTGAAAAAGGGCGGCAAGATCACTTACGGCGTCGTCGGCACCTTCGACAGTCTCAACCCGTTCATCCTGAAGAGCATGCGCACGACGGCGCGCGGCATGTGGGATCCGGAATATGGCAATCTCGTCTACGAATCGCTGATGCAGCGCTCCAGGGACGAACCCTTCACGCTTTACGGCCTGCTTGCCGAGACGGTCGAATGGGACGACAACAGGAGCTTCATCCAGTTCAATCTCAATCCGAAGGCGAAATGGGACGACGGCCAGCCGGTGACGCCCGAAGACGTGATGTTCACCTTCGAGCTGATGCGCGACAAAGGCCTCCCGCGCTACGCAACCCCCCTGAAGAAATTCGTCGCCAAGGTGGAAAGGGTCGGCGAGCGTAGCGTGCGCTTGACCTTCACCGACAAAGCTAACCGTGAGACGCCTTTGATCTTCGGCCTTTTCCCGGTGCTGCCCAAACATGCGGTCGATCCCGAAACCTTCGACCGCACAGCGCTGACGCCGCCGGTCGGCTCTGGCCCCTATAAGGTAAAGACGGTGAAGCCCGGCGAGAGCATCACCTATGAGCGCGACCCGAATTACTGGGGCAAGGACATTCCCGCCAAGGTCGGCACGGACAATTACGACCAGATCACCGTCCAGTATTTCCTGCAGGACACGACGCTGTTCGAGGCCTTCAAGAAAGGCGACGTCGACACCTACCCTGACGGCAATCCCGGCCATTGGGCCAATGCCTATGATTTCCCCGCCGTCACCTCGGGGGCTGCAATCAAGGATGCGTTCACGCCTAAACTGCCGAGCGGCATGCTCGGCTTCGTGTTCAACACGCGCCGGCCGATCTTTGCCGATCTCAAGGTGCGCGAGGGCCTGTCGCTGGTGTTCGATTTTGAATGGGCGAACAAGAACCTCTATTCCGGAGCCTACAAGCGTACGCAGAGCTTCTGGCAGAATTCCGAGCTGTCGAGCTTTGGCGTTCCGGCCGATGCGAGGGAACTTGCCCAGCTCGGGCCGATCAAGGACAAGATCGCGCCAGAGATTCTCGACGGCACCTACAAGCTGCCCGTCACCGACGGCTCCGGCCGCGACCGCAATGTACTGAAACAGGCCGTCGCGCTGTTGAAGCAGGGCGGCTATACGATCCAAGGCGGCAAGATGCTTGACGCCTCCGGCCGCCAGCTCGCCTTCGAGATCATGACGCAGAATGCCGACCAGGAGAAACTCGCCGTCGCCTACCAGCGTTCGCTGCAGACGATCGGCATCGCCGCCGCGATCCGTACGGTCGACGATTCGCAGTATCAGAGCCGGACGAACAGCTTCGATTACGACATGATCCTCAAGTCCTACACGTCTTCGCTCTCGCCTGGAACCGAACAGCTCGGCCGCTGGTCTTCGGCTGTGCGCACGCAGGAGGGGACGGACAGCTTTGCAGGCGCCAACGATCCCGATCTCGACACGCTGATCGACCATCTGCTCGGGGCGCGCTCCGCCGAGGATTTCACCGCGGCGGTGCGCTCCTACGACCGGCTGCTGCTTTCCGGCCATTACGTGCTGCCGCTCTATCATATGGACCAACAATGGGTGGCGCGCAGCAAGCGCATCGGCCATCCCGACACGGTGCCGCTCTACGGCTACCAGCTGCCGGTATGGTGGGACGTGAGCGCGCAATAG
- a CDS encoding nitrogen regulatory protein P-II (PFAM: nitrogen regulatory protein P-II~KEGG: rec:RHECIAT_CH0002154 nitrogen regulatory protein P-II) gives MKKIEAIIKPFKLDEVKEALQEVGLQGITVTEAKGFGRQKGHTELYRGAEYVVDFLPKVKVEVVLADENAEAVIDAIRKAAQTGRIGDGKIFVSNIEEVIRIRTGETGIDAI, from the coding sequence ATGAAAAAGATCGAAGCGATCATTAAGCCTTTCAAGCTGGACGAAGTGAAGGAAGCCCTTCAGGAAGTTGGCCTGCAGGGTATCACGGTCACGGAAGCCAAGGGTTTCGGCCGTCAGAAGGGCCACACGGAACTCTACCGCGGAGCTGAATACGTCGTCGATTTCCTGCCGAAGGTTAAAGTCGAGGTCGTACTGGCCGACGAGAACGCGGAGGCCGTCATCGATGCGATCCGCAAGGCGGCGCAGACCGGCCGCATCGGCGACGGAAAGATCTTCGTCTCCAACATCGAAGAGGTTATCCGCATCCGCACCGGCGAGACCGGCATCGATGCCATCTGA